In Chlamydia serpentis, the following are encoded in one genomic region:
- the nqrE gene encoding NADH:ubiquinone reductase (Na(+)-transporting) subunit E, whose amino-acid sequence MWLGSYTWLNVFGIFLQAAFIQNILLANFLGMCSYLACSTRVSTANGLGMSVALVLTVTGSINWFVHAFITGPRALTWFSPSLASVNLGFLELIIFIVVIAAFTQILELLLEKVSRNLYLSLGIFLPLIAVNCAILGGVLFGITRNYPFIPMMIFSLGAGCGWWLAIVILATIKEKLAYSDIPKNLQGMGISFITTGLIAMAFMSLTGIDISKPSATMQTATAEVEAAKNVADAQQPSPSH is encoded by the coding sequence ATGTGGTTAGGTTCATATACGTGGCTTAATGTTTTTGGCATATTCCTACAAGCAGCCTTCATCCAAAATATCCTTCTTGCTAATTTTTTAGGGATGTGTAGTTATCTTGCATGCTCGACTAGGGTTTCGACAGCAAATGGTTTAGGAATGTCTGTAGCTCTTGTCCTTACGGTAACAGGAAGTATTAACTGGTTTGTCCATGCCTTCATTACAGGACCTCGAGCTTTAACTTGGTTTTCTCCATCTTTAGCTTCTGTAAATTTAGGATTTCTTGAACTCATTATCTTCATTGTAGTGATTGCAGCATTTACGCAAATTTTAGAGCTTCTATTAGAAAAAGTTTCTCGAAATCTCTACCTCTCGTTAGGAATTTTCCTGCCTTTGATTGCTGTGAATTGCGCCATCTTAGGAGGTGTACTCTTTGGAATCACACGTAACTATCCTTTCATTCCGATGATGATTTTTTCTTTAGGAGCAGGATGCGGATGGTGGCTTGCTATTGTTATCCTAGCAACTATTAAAGAGAAGCTCGCTTATTCCGATATTCCTAAAAATCTTCAAGGGATGGGAATTTCCTTTATTACAACAGGTCTCATTGCTATGGCTTTTATGAGTTTAACAGGTATCGATATCTCGAAGCCCTCTGCAACTATGCAAACAGCAACTGCAGAAGTTGAGGCAGCTAAAAACGTTGCCGATGCACAACAACCATCTCCTTCTCATTGA
- the dnaA gene encoding chromosomal replication initiator protein DnaA has product MLTCNECSTWEQFVNYVKTRCSKTAFENWISPIQVLEETQEKIRLEVPNIFVQNYLLDNYKKDLCSFVPLDIHGEPALEFIVAENKKTSSVPASQKESNESLTELFEEVKDFELKLNLSYRFDNFIEGPSNQFVKSAAVGIASKPGRSYNPLFIHGGVGLGKTHLLHAVGHYVKEHHKNLRIHCITTEAFINDLVYHLKSKSVDKMKNFYRSLDLLLVDDIQFLQNRQNFEEEFCNTFETLINLSKQIVITSDKPPSQLKLSERIIARMEWGLVAHVGIPDLETRVAILQHKAEQKGLHIPNEIAFFIADHIYGNVRQLEGAINKLTAYCRLFGKTLTETIVRDTLKELFRSPTKQKISLETILKSVATVFQVKLNDLKGNSRSKDLVLARQIAMYLAKTLITDSLVAIGTSFGKTHSTVLYACKTIEHKLQSDETLKRQVNLCKNHIVG; this is encoded by the coding sequence ATGTTAACCTGTAACGAGTGCAGTACTTGGGAACAGTTCGTAAATTATGTTAAGACACGCTGCTCAAAAACAGCTTTTGAAAATTGGATTTCTCCTATTCAAGTTCTTGAAGAAACTCAAGAAAAAATACGATTAGAAGTTCCAAATATTTTTGTCCAAAATTACCTCCTTGATAACTATAAAAAAGATCTTTGTTCTTTTGTTCCGCTAGACATTCATGGAGAACCAGCTTTAGAATTTATAGTTGCGGAAAACAAAAAAACTTCTTCTGTACCTGCTTCTCAGAAAGAATCTAATGAAAGCCTTACAGAACTGTTTGAAGAAGTTAAAGATTTTGAACTAAAGCTTAATCTCTCGTATCGCTTTGATAATTTTATTGAAGGCCCTTCAAATCAATTTGTTAAGTCTGCAGCTGTTGGAATTGCTAGCAAACCAGGTCGCTCTTATAATCCTTTATTTATTCATGGTGGTGTAGGCTTAGGAAAAACGCATTTGCTCCATGCTGTAGGCCACTACGTAAAGGAACATCATAAAAACTTACGGATCCATTGTATTACTACAGAAGCTTTTATCAACGACCTTGTCTATCATCTCAAGTCTAAGTCGGTTGATAAAATGAAAAATTTCTATCGTTCCCTAGATTTACTACTCGTTGACGATATCCAATTTTTGCAAAATCGTCAAAACTTCGAAGAGGAATTCTGTAACACCTTTGAAACTTTGATCAATCTTAGTAAACAAATTGTAATTACTAGCGACAAACCTCCGAGTCAACTCAAGCTTTCTGAACGTATTATTGCTAGAATGGAATGGGGACTCGTTGCCCATGTCGGTATTCCTGATTTAGAAACTCGAGTAGCTATTTTACAACACAAAGCAGAGCAGAAAGGATTGCATATTCCCAATGAAATCGCTTTTTTCATTGCTGACCATATTTATGGTAATGTCCGTCAACTTGAGGGTGCTATCAATAAACTCACTGCCTATTGTCGCCTTTTTGGAAAAACCCTCACAGAAACTATAGTCCGAGACACTTTAAAAGAGCTTTTCCGCTCTCCAACAAAACAAAAAATTTCTCTAGAAACGATCTTAAAAAGTGTAGCTACAGTATTTCAAGTGAAACTCAATGATCTTAAAGGAAACTCGCGATCCAAGGATTTGGTATTAGCTAGACAAATTGCTATGTACTTAGCAAAAACTCTGATTACAGACTCTTTAGTTGCCATAGGCACTTCTTTTGGTAAGACGCATTCAACAGTACTTTATGCTTGTAAAACTATAGAGCATAAATTACAAAGTGATGAAACTCTTAAGCGTCAAGTAAATCTTTGTAAAAATCATATTGTCGGTTAG
- a CDS encoding glycine cleavage protein H-like protein, which produces MWYSDYHVWILPIHERVVRLGLTEKMRNNLGTIVHVDLPSIGNACKEGEVLVVLESSKSAIEVLSPVTGEVIDVNLELLDNSQKINDAPEGEGWLVIVRLEQDWSLLKLSLMEQK; this is translated from the coding sequence ATGTGGTATTCTGATTATCATGTATGGATTTTACCAATCCATGAAAGAGTTGTACGGCTTGGATTAACAGAAAAAATGCGAAACAACTTGGGTACCATTGTTCACGTGGACTTACCTTCAATAGGAAACGCATGTAAAGAGGGCGAGGTTTTAGTTGTGCTAGAGTCCTCAAAATCTGCTATTGAAGTCTTGAGTCCTGTGACCGGAGAAGTTATCGATGTCAATCTCGAATTACTCGATAACTCCCAAAAGATTAATGATGCTCCGGAAGGCGAAGGATGGCTAGTGATAGTACGTTTGGAACAGGACTGGAGTTTATTGAAACTCTCTTTAATGGAACAGAAATAA
- the nqrD gene encoding NADH:ubiquinone reductase (Na(+)-transporting) subunit D, whose amino-acid sequence MINKKSYKSYFFDPLWSNNQILIAILGICSALAVTTTVQTAITMGLAVSIVTGCSSFFVSLLRKFTPDSVRMITQLIIISLFVIVIDQFLKAFFFDISKTLSVFVGLIITNCIVMGRSESLARHVPPIPAFLDGLASGLGYGWVLLLIGIIRELFGFGTLMGLRIIPQFVYASEFHPDGYQNLSLMVLAPSAFFLLGIMIWLVNIRDSKKEKR is encoded by the coding sequence ATGATAAATAAAAAGTCCTATAAAAGTTACTTTTTTGACCCACTGTGGAGCAACAATCAAATCCTCATTGCAATTTTGGGCATTTGTTCTGCACTAGCAGTGACCACTACAGTTCAAACAGCAATTACTATGGGACTTGCTGTAAGCATTGTTACAGGATGTTCTTCATTTTTTGTTTCTCTATTACGTAAGTTCACTCCAGATAGTGTAAGGATGATTACCCAACTGATTATCATCAGTTTGTTTGTAATTGTTATAGATCAATTCTTAAAAGCTTTTTTCTTCGATATCTCAAAAACTCTGTCGGTTTTTGTTGGTCTTATCATTACCAACTGTATTGTTATGGGGAGATCAGAGAGTCTGGCAAGGCATGTTCCCCCTATTCCTGCATTCCTAGATGGCCTAGCCTCTGGATTAGGATATGGTTGGGTATTACTTCTCATCGGAATAATCAGAGAGCTCTTTGGATTTGGTACTCTTATGGGGTTACGGATTATCCCCCAATTTGTATATGCCTCTGAGTTCCATCCTGATGGCTACCAAAACTTAAGCTTAATGGTATTAGCTCCGTCAGCATTTTTCCTCCTGGGTATTATGATTTGGCTTGTCAATATTCGTGATTCTAAAAAGGAAAAAAGGTAA
- the nqrC gene encoding NADH:ubiquinone reductase (Na(+)-transporting) subunit C, with protein MSKDSPKISNYTNQTWYIISFVLGLSLFAGLLLSTVYYVLSPIQEQAANFDRNKQMLLAARVLDFKGRFQIQDKKEWVPALFDKKTQLLQVAKGKAPMVSHPELEAYAQRFVRPLLTDKQGKVFSFEEKHLDVVEFFEKYQESSPCQQPLLPFFVILDNTPRTQNMSGSEISKDLSAVQALIFPISGFGLWGPIHGYLGIKNDGDTVLGTAWYQQGETPGLGANITNPEWQEQFYGKKIFLEGPSGTTDFATTTLGLEVIKGSVRTTFGNSPKALSAIDGISGATLTCNGVTEAYMQSLACYRQLLIHFSSLNNANKQPNDK; from the coding sequence ATGTCTAAAGACTCTCCAAAAATTAGCAACTATACAAACCAAACTTGGTACATTATCTCCTTTGTTTTGGGATTAAGTTTATTTGCAGGCTTACTGCTATCTACAGTTTACTATGTACTTTCTCCCATACAAGAGCAGGCTGCTAACTTTGATCGTAACAAGCAAATGCTTTTAGCTGCTCGTGTTTTAGATTTTAAAGGCAGATTTCAAATTCAAGATAAAAAAGAATGGGTACCAGCTCTTTTTGATAAAAAAACACAGCTTCTTCAAGTAGCTAAAGGGAAAGCTCCTATGGTCTCCCACCCTGAATTAGAAGCCTATGCCCAACGTTTTGTTCGTCCCCTACTCACAGATAAACAGGGGAAGGTCTTCTCTTTTGAAGAAAAACATTTGGACGTTGTTGAGTTTTTTGAAAAATATCAGGAGAGCTCTCCATGTCAACAACCTCTTCTTCCATTTTTCGTAATTTTAGACAACACTCCTCGTACACAAAACATGTCTGGATCTGAGATTTCCAAAGACCTTTCTGCAGTTCAAGCTTTGATCTTCCCTATATCAGGTTTTGGCCTATGGGGTCCGATTCATGGTTACTTAGGAATTAAAAATGACGGTGATACTGTATTAGGAACGGCATGGTACCAACAAGGAGAAACTCCAGGTTTAGGAGCTAACATTACTAATCCCGAATGGCAAGAGCAATTCTATGGGAAGAAGATCTTCTTAGAAGGACCTTCTGGAACCACAGATTTTGCAACAACAACGCTAGGACTTGAGGTAATTAAAGGTTCTGTGCGTACAACTTTTGGAAACTCTCCGAAAGCGCTTTCTGCTATTGATGGGATTTCTGGAGCGACTTTAACATGCAATGGTGTAACTGAAGCTTATATGCAATCCCTAGCTTGCTATCGTCAACTCCTTATACATTTTTCTAGTTTAAACAACGCAAATAAACAACCTAATGATAAATAA
- a CDS encoding Na(+)-transporting NADH-quinone reductase subunit B, which produces MLKKLINSLWKICQQDKYQRFTPIADAIDTFCYEPIKTPSKPPFIRDSVDIKRWMMLVVIALFPATFVAIWNSGLQAIVYGSGNPTLMEKFLHISGFGSYLSFIFKETDIFSILWEGFKIFIPLLTISYVVGGTCEVIFAVVRGHKIAEGLLVTGILYPLTLPPTTPYWMAALGIAFGIVISKELFGGTGMNILNPALSGRAFLFFTFPAKMSGDVWVGSNPTMIKDSLIKMNSTAGKVLVDGFSQSTCLQTLNSTPPSVKRLHVDAIAANMLHISHVPTQDVINTQFALWTETHPGWVLDKLTLTQLQTFVTAPVTEGGLGLLATQFDSAYAITDVIYGIGKFSTGNLFWGNIIGSLGETSTFACLLGAVFLIVTGIASWRTMMAFGLGAFFTGWLFKFISILIVGQNGAWAPARFFIPAYRQLFLGGLAFGLVFMATDPVSSPTMKLGKWIYGVFIGFMTIVIRLINPAYPEGVMLAILLGNVFAPLIDYFAVRKYRKRRV; this is translated from the coding sequence ATGCTCAAAAAACTCATAAATTCTCTTTGGAAAATTTGTCAACAAGATAAATATCAACGTTTTACTCCTATTGCAGATGCGATTGATACATTTTGTTACGAACCTATTAAAACCCCTTCCAAGCCTCCTTTCATCCGTGATTCTGTAGATATTAAGCGATGGATGATGCTCGTTGTAATTGCTTTATTTCCTGCTACATTTGTTGCAATTTGGAATTCAGGACTTCAAGCTATTGTCTATGGCTCAGGAAACCCTACTCTGATGGAGAAATTCTTACATATTTCAGGATTTGGTAGTTACCTATCCTTTATTTTTAAAGAAACCGATATTTTCTCGATTCTTTGGGAAGGATTTAAGATTTTTATTCCACTACTTACCATTAGCTATGTTGTTGGGGGGACCTGTGAGGTGATCTTTGCCGTTGTCCGAGGACATAAAATTGCAGAAGGCCTTCTTGTCACGGGAATCCTTTATCCCCTTACACTTCCTCCGACAACTCCTTACTGGATGGCAGCTTTGGGAATTGCCTTCGGTATTGTGATTAGTAAGGAGCTCTTTGGAGGAACAGGGATGAACATCCTAAATCCCGCCCTATCAGGAAGAGCATTTTTATTTTTTACATTCCCAGCAAAGATGAGTGGTGATGTGTGGGTAGGAAGCAATCCCACAATGATTAAAGATAGCTTAATCAAAATGAATTCGACTGCAGGAAAAGTCCTCGTAGATGGATTTTCGCAATCTACATGCTTACAGACCTTGAATTCGACACCTCCCTCTGTAAAACGTCTGCATGTAGATGCTATTGCAGCAAATATGCTTCATATCTCTCATGTCCCCACTCAAGATGTTATCAATACACAATTTGCTCTATGGACAGAGACTCATCCTGGTTGGGTATTAGATAAACTCACCTTAACACAGCTTCAAACGTTTGTTACTGCACCGGTTACAGAGGGGGGATTAGGTCTTCTTGCTACACAGTTTGACTCTGCCTACGCTATTACTGACGTCATCTATGGTATTGGAAAATTCTCTACAGGGAATCTCTTTTGGGGGAATATTATAGGCTCCCTAGGAGAGACCTCGACGTTTGCCTGTCTCTTGGGTGCAGTATTCCTTATTGTTACAGGAATTGCTTCCTGGAGAACCATGATGGCCTTTGGTCTAGGAGCATTTTTCACAGGATGGCTCTTCAAGTTTATCAGTATTTTGATTGTAGGGCAAAACGGAGCTTGGGCTCCTGCTCGATTTTTTATTCCTGCCTACCGACAATTATTTCTTGGAGGGCTTGCTTTTGGCTTAGTCTTTATGGCTACCGATCCAGTCTCCTCTCCTACTATGAAATTAGGAAAATGGATTTATGGCGTTTTTATAGGATTTATGACTATTGTTATACGACTAATCAATCCTGCGTATCCTGAAGGGGTAATGTTAGCGATTCTCCTTGGCAATGTCTTTGCTCCTCTTATCGATTACTTTGCTGTTAGAAAATATAGAAAAAGGAGAGTCTAG
- a CDS encoding bactofilin family protein — translation MFRRTGKDPFEDVQTLYQEETSTLSNYSPYSRSERPETPPSLFDNPKASEAQPLNHSLPKDPPLPQWSSTSRTESVLSLEEPETTLGEGVTFKGELAFERLLRIDGTFEGILVSKGKIIIGPKGVVKADIQLQEAIIEGVVEGNITVSGKVELRGGAVIKGDIQATTLCVDEGVRILGYLAVSGITDNLEEEKDL, via the coding sequence ATGTTCCGTAGAACAGGTAAAGATCCTTTTGAAGATGTGCAAACACTTTATCAAGAAGAAACTTCTACTCTTTCGAATTACTCCCCATACTCAAGGTCCGAGCGTCCAGAAACTCCTCCAAGCCTATTTGATAATCCTAAAGCTTCCGAAGCTCAACCTTTAAACCATAGTTTACCAAAAGATCCTCCTCTTCCCCAATGGTCTTCTACTTCAAGAACAGAATCTGTCCTTTCTCTTGAAGAACCCGAAACTACTTTAGGAGAAGGTGTCACCTTTAAAGGAGAGCTTGCATTTGAACGTCTTTTACGCATTGATGGAACTTTCGAAGGGATCTTAGTATCGAAAGGCAAAATTATCATTGGTCCAAAGGGAGTTGTAAAAGCAGATATCCAATTGCAAGAAGCTATCATCGAAGGTGTTGTAGAAGGAAACATTACAGTGTCAGGAAAAGTAGAACTCCGAGGAGGCGCAGTTATTAAAGGAGATATACAAGCTACAACATTATGTGTTGATGAAGGTGTACGTATCCTTGGTTATCTTGCAGTTTCAGGGATTACTGACAATCTGGAGGAAGAAAAAGACTTATAG